In the Populus trichocarpa isolate Nisqually-1 chromosome 1, P.trichocarpa_v4.1, whole genome shotgun sequence genome, one interval contains:
- the LOC7486619 gene encoding protein ANTI-SILENCING 1, whose product MSHLKKENGLENQIFKWGTKRGVGRLNKEIQFYESFTYDGVKYCLHDCVCFYREGDSGTNIGKLVQIFETAAHERMVRAVWFFCPKDIRNFLGDYKPNRNELFLASGKGKGLSNVNLVESIVGKCNVVCASNDQRNPQASEQQLEMADYIFYRSFDVGTCRISESFADQICGFKVELYFNKRRNQMLGNHGTLEPKVKELTGKSIVLEKMNRHAVKDGKSGRSSPVVKESKTRTNMDDKQHFSNKPYKSKFSEDPWPPNASCTHPYKKRKLLGEKACQISDEVGFGFRQDSGVKTVNKSVQGTRNLDSRQGKELEEIRNQLKKKCNK is encoded by the exons ATGTCGCATCTCAAGAAGGAAAATGGATTAGAGAATCAGATATTCAAGTGGGGTACTAAGAGGGGAGTTGGGCGGTTGAACAAAGAGATACAGTTTTATGAGTCATTTACATATGATGGAGTTAAATACTGTCTTCACGATTGTGTATGCTTTTACCGTGAAGGTGACTCTGGGACTAACATTGGTAAACTTGTGCAAATCTTTGAGACTGCAGCCCATGAAAGGATGGTGAGGGCAGTGTGGTTCTTTTGTCCCAAGGACATACGCAATTTCTTGGGAGATTATAAGCCAAACAGGAATGAGTTATTTTTGGCTTCTGGCAAGGGTAAAGGCCTTAGCAATGTTAATCTTGTG GAATCAATTGTTGGGAAATGTAATGTTGTTTGTGCATCAAATGACCAGAGAAATCCTCAAGCATCTGAACAACAGTTGGAAATGGCTGACTACATTTTTTACCGTTCTTTTGATGTTGGAACATGCAGAATATCTGAGAGCTTTGCAGATCAGATCTGTGGATTTAAAG TGGAGctttatttcaataaaagaagaaatcagATGCTCGGCAATCATGGAACTCTCGAGCCAAAAGTAAAAGAATTGACTGGAAAATCAATAGTCTTGGAAAAAATGAATCGTCATGCAGTAAAGGATGGCAAGTCTGGACGCAGCAGCCCAGTGGTTAAAG AATCCAAGACTCGTACAAATATGGATGACAAGCAACACTTTTCAAACAAGCCCTACAAATCGAAGTTCTCCGAGGATCCCTGGCCTCCAAATGCATCATGTACCCATCCTTATAAGAAGAGAAAGCTTCTGGGTGAAAAGGCATGCCAAATTTCTGATGAAGTAGGTTTTGGATTTCGACAAGATAGTGGTGTAAAAACTGTCAACAAATCTGTGCAGGGTACTCGAAACCTGGATTCT CGACAAGGGAAGGAATTAGAAGAAATCAGAAACCAGCTGAAGAAGAAATGTAACAAGTGA